A genome region from Methanococcoides burtonii DSM 6242 includes the following:
- a CDS encoding sugar phosphate nucleotidyltransferase, with product MKGIILAGGTGSRLYPLTKVTNKHLLPVYDKPMIYYPLQTLLDAGINDIMIVSGRGHAGHFLELLGSGSDFGARFTYEIQDEAGGIAQALNLTRDFADDDDITVILGDNIFQDIIRDAVQSFKTGAQIFLKQVPDAARFGVAEIDESSRQVLSIEEKPEVPKSDYAVTGLYVYDSSVFEIIQTLKPSGRGELEITDVNNEYIRQGLMKYSEIEGQWTDAGTFDSLLRAGLMVQKG from the coding sequence ATGAAAGGAATAATCCTCGCAGGCGGTACAGGCAGCAGGCTGTACCCTCTGACCAAAGTCACGAACAAGCACCTGCTTCCAGTCTACGACAAACCCATGATCTACTATCCTCTGCAAACCCTTTTGGATGCAGGAATAAATGACATCATGATAGTCTCTGGCCGTGGCCACGCAGGCCATTTCCTGGAACTTCTTGGTTCCGGCTCCGATTTCGGGGCGAGATTCACCTACGAGATACAGGACGAAGCAGGTGGAATCGCCCAGGCCCTGAATCTGACAAGGGATTTTGCAGACGATGATGACATAACCGTAATCCTTGGAGACAACATATTCCAGGACATTATCCGTGATGCAGTACAGTCTTTCAAGACAGGTGCACAAATATTTCTGAAACAAGTTCCTGATGCTGCAAGGTTTGGTGTTGCAGAGATAGATGAAAGCAGCAGACAGGTGCTTAGTATCGAAGAGAAGCCTGAAGTGCCAAAGTCTGATTATGCTGTGACAGGACTATATGTGTATGACAGCAGTGTGTTTGAGATCATACAAACGTTAAAACCATCGGGACGGGGTGAACTGGAGATCACGGATGTGAACAACGAATATATTCGACAAGGACTGATGAAATATTCAGAAATTGAGGGTCAATGGACTGATGCCGGTACATTCGATAGTCTGCTCCGGGCAGGATTGATGGTGCAGAAAGGATAA
- a CDS encoding tyrosine-type recombinase/integrase — MCAPYLASWLPIHPNRDNPKSYVWINIGTRSYGKPMNYNGYNVLLKRTAERAGIKKRIYPHLFRHSRCTILAQNLTEAQLDKYADWVSGSDMSGVCVYLSGKYLDGAILKLYGLEIEESKPQISFKRCPRCGTTNKATNKATNKICKKCGLAFNIKGAIELGDKSEESTNKLIEKMKDNPELRSLLEDLVDKAQFNDE; from the coding sequence ATTTGTGCACCTTACCTTGCATCCTGGCTTCCCATACACCCAAATCGTGATAACCCCAAAAGTTATGTTTGGATTAACATCGGGACACGTAGCTATGGAAAACCCATGAACTACAATGGTTATAATGTCCTTTTAAAGAGGACTGCTGAAAGAGCAGGAATTAAGAAAAGGATCTATCCCCATTTGTTCAGGCATTCGAGATGTACAATCCTTGCCCAGAACCTAACTGAAGCTCAACTGGATAAATATGCAGATTGGGTATCAGGATCAGACATGTCGGGCGTATGTGTCTATCTTTCAGGGAAATATCTTGATGGAGCAATATTAAAGTTGTACGGATTGGAAATCGAAGAATCAAAGCCCCAAATATCATTCAAGCGATGTCCACGGTGTGGTACAACCAATAAGGCAACCAATAAGGCAACCAATAAGATCTGCAAAAAGTGTGGACTTGCATTTAATATTAAAGGTGCTATCGAACTGGGAGACAAATCCGAGGAATCAACAAACAAACTGATTGAAAAGATGAAGGATAATCCTGAGCTCAGGTCTTTACTTGAAGACTTGGTGGATAAGGCGCAATTCAACGATGAATGA
- a CDS encoding PGF-CTERM sorting domain-containing protein encodes MQSKSRTKMHRRYASIGITIAVVIMMVLSGPVSAVTVGITGLDGTTPTKGDSVTFDVTATIEDPDKYVPIDNFSLDITGATTTEVVFSTDGTVLSGSGITVVAVTSPLSAEYGHGYGYGYDSNVGYGYDFGYGYGYGYGYGAGGEDVEYKYTITLDTSILNTGAHEAVLSLNTGNSAKPSFDSPSASFTIEAASSPSSGGSSGGGSGSGGVRIVAADDTEEPEDDTGSGDGTDGTTDSDDGTDGTTDSDDGTNETTPETTEKPSGLLPGFEAVFAIAGLLAVAYIVRRKDIE; translated from the coding sequence ATGCAGTCAAAATCTAGAACCAAAATGCATAGAAGATATGCCAGTATTGGAATAACGATTGCCGTTGTAATAATGATGGTCTTGTCAGGTCCTGTAAGTGCTGTTACAGTAGGAATTACCGGCCTGGATGGAACCACTCCTACAAAGGGTGATTCTGTAACATTTGATGTTACTGCGACAATCGAGGACCCTGATAAATACGTACCAATTGATAATTTCTCATTGGATATCACAGGTGCTACTACCACAGAAGTTGTCTTTTCAACAGATGGAACTGTACTATCAGGATCAGGTATAACAGTTGTAGCCGTTACAAGCCCGTTATCAGCGGAATATGGCCACGGTTATGGGTATGGCTATGACTCCAATGTGGGCTATGGGTATGACTTTGGATACGGATATGGGTATGGATACGGATATGGTGCAGGCGGAGAAGATGTTGAATATAAATATACCATCACCCTGGACACATCCATCCTCAATACCGGTGCCCACGAAGCGGTATTATCCCTGAACACAGGCAATTCAGCAAAGCCTTCATTTGACTCACCATCTGCATCCTTCACAATTGAAGCAGCCAGCAGCCCTAGTAGCGGCGGCAGCAGTGGTGGCGGCAGCGGCAGCGGTGGAGTACGTATAGTTGCTGCTGATGACACCGAGGAACCAGAGGACGATACCGGATCAGGTGACGGCACAGATGGAACTACCGATTCTGATGACGGTACAGATGGAACTACCGATTCTGATGACGGTACAAATGAGACTACTCCGGAAACAACGGAGAAGCCATCCGGACTACTACCTGGATTTGAGGCAGTGTTTGCTATCGCAGGATTACTAGCAGTCGCATATATTGTAAGAAGAAAGGATATTGAGTAA
- a CDS encoding ATP-binding protein: MATIFERFRQVDGEHSRKYKGTGLGLAISRYLVELMGGNIRAESEEGKRTTFYFTIPVK, encoded by the coding sequence CTGGCAACAATATTTGAGAGGTTCCGCCAGGTGGATGGAGAACACTCAAGAAAGTATAAAGGAACAGGATTAGGACTTGCAATTTCCAGATATCTTGTAGAACTTATGGGTGGAAATATAAGAGCCGAATCTGAAGAAGGAAAAAGAACTACGTTCTATTTCACGATCCCTGTAAAATAA
- a CDS encoding glycosyltransferase family 2 protein, with product MSEKESVKISVVMPAYNAEAYLKDSIESILDQTYTDFEFIIVDDASTDNSHEIIEEYSKKDKRIVVLRNEINLGIAETRTKGTKYSKGKYIAVSDADDISILTRLEKQYNYLEEHKDCGVVGGFIELFDSDTSKIIGVRKYYEDDANLRKRLFLYCPVAQPVCMMRKEVFETLGYYDPKYPPAEDLDLWFRIGTKYKFANIQEILLKYRVHKKSATISTTKKMEAMTLKIRKKYSHGYGYSMTLFDKVYNLSIRTTKFVPYNIKIWVFNFIRDE from the coding sequence ATGTCAGAAAAAGAAAGCGTTAAAATATCGGTGGTGATGCCGGCCTACAATGCTGAAGCATATCTTAAAGACTCAATTGAAAGTATTTTAGATCAAACATATACCGATTTTGAATTTATTATTGTTGATGATGCTTCTACCGATAATAGCCATGAAATAATCGAAGAATATTCGAAGAAAGATAAAAGGATTGTTGTTCTGAGAAACGAAATCAATTTAGGAATTGCTGAAACAAGAACAAAAGGTACCAAATATTCAAAAGGAAAGTATATTGCAGTATCTGATGCAGACGATATTTCAATATTAACAAGGCTTGAGAAGCAATACAACTATTTAGAAGAACACAAGGATTGTGGAGTTGTAGGCGGTTTCATAGAATTGTTTGATAGTGATACAAGTAAGATTATTGGAGTGCGAAAATACTATGAAGATGATGCAAACTTACGCAAAAGACTTTTTTTGTATTGTCCTGTTGCACAACCTGTCTGCATGATGCGGAAAGAGGTTTTTGAGACTCTTGGATACTATGATCCAAAATACCCTCCGGCTGAGGACTTAGATCTATGGTTTAGGATTGGTACAAAATACAAATTTGCAAACATACAAGAGATTTTACTTAAATACAGGGTACACAAAAAGTCAGCGACTATTTCAACAACCAAGAAAATGGAAGCTATGACTTTAAAAATACGAAAAAAGTACTCACATGGCTATGGTTATTCAATGACTTTATTTGATAAAGTCTATAATTTATCGATTCGAACAACAAAATTTGTACCATACAACATAAAGATATGGGTATTTAATTTTATAAGGGATGAATAA
- a CDS encoding MFS transporter, translated as MQFKPYHLSFLAATAFFAMAGGAILAPVLPQMVGPLGRMPHEVAQLMTVYTISTAIFSLVIGHFVDRVNRKTILVPCLVLNGLMGLLSFFATDLETLLVLRFVQGVGIAGMMSLVMLVIGDVYEGLDRVHSMGRISMAIAIGSVTAPLIGGGLATVGWNYPFLFYVLSLPFSLLMWMLLPETKNNSHHETARGLGEALRALKDIRIAYTVFLSFAIFFLLFSIIVYIPFMLKDIFGFAAKEAGLVLSIQGIAIILVASTIKRIASKFSLPVLIGSGLFLMATSIFLISFSVQLPVLFLLLLVFGAGFGLTQTSTDTQIIQIAPLRSKGGVLSIYNTMKYLGQSAAPITLGIILLYFGLQAVFILSGIFGLLVAVTTFMVRSRFE; from the coding sequence ATGCAATTCAAACCCTATCACCTTTCATTCCTTGCAGCAACTGCCTTCTTTGCAATGGCAGGTGGTGCTATACTTGCTCCTGTCCTTCCTCAGATGGTGGGTCCACTTGGCAGGATGCCCCACGAAGTTGCACAGTTGATGACCGTATATACTATTTCCACAGCCATCTTTTCGCTGGTAATTGGTCATTTCGTGGATAGGGTCAATAGGAAGACCATCCTTGTTCCATGTCTTGTGCTCAATGGTCTGATGGGGCTTCTCAGCTTCTTTGCTACCGATCTTGAAACGTTGCTTGTCCTGAGGTTTGTTCAGGGTGTGGGGATAGCCGGTATGATGTCACTGGTAATGCTGGTCATAGGGGATGTCTATGAAGGGCTTGACCGTGTTCACTCCATGGGCAGGATAAGTATGGCTATCGCCATTGGGTCTGTTACAGCACCTCTTATAGGTGGAGGGCTGGCGACAGTGGGGTGGAACTATCCGTTCCTGTTCTACGTCCTCTCCCTGCCATTTTCCCTTCTGATGTGGATGTTGCTTCCTGAAACTAAGAATAATTCTCACCACGAAACTGCAAGAGGACTTGGTGAAGCATTACGTGCATTAAAAGATATCAGAATTGCTTACACTGTCTTTCTAAGCTTTGCTATTTTCTTTTTGCTCTTCTCTATTATCGTTTACATTCCTTTCATGCTCAAAGATATATTCGGGTTCGCAGCAAAAGAAGCAGGCCTTGTACTATCAATTCAGGGTATCGCTATTATTCTAGTAGCTTCCACTATCAAAAGGATCGCTTCGAAATTCTCATTGCCAGTGCTGATAGGTTCAGGTCTTTTCCTGATGGCAACATCCATATTTTTAATATCATTTAGTGTTCAGCTTCCAGTACTATTTCTTCTTTTACTGGTATTTGGAGCAGGTTTTGGTCTTACACAAACAAGTACCGATACACAAATAATTCAAATTGCACCCTTAAGGTCAAAAGGAGGCGTTCTCTCTATCTACAATACTATGAAATATTTAGGACAAAGTGCTGCTCCGATCACATTGGGTATAATTTTACTATATTTTGGTTTGCAAGCTGTTTTCATTCTTTCAGGTATTTTCGGATTGCTTGTAGCAGTAACTACATTCATGGTCAGAAGCCGGTTTGAGTGA
- a CDS encoding CgeB family protein, translated as MNIAYHMPSMDTIYAQRTIYYGYKAAFEDLGHNFVTFSYGDNLDNFLDRNHIDIFITSSHFYYQKYINLNVLKKYRNKGMVLFTKIDFWNSPLSSLRINESKSLKDDTKTVQLIKDGLLGDVFFHVVEQFDERMEGFESETGYKYFTIPLAADKMTLKNEYSKDFIADISYIGTYLPSKRMFFKDCVFPLKHKYDLKLYGQDWTLRDRLMGWVQKFGQYYNIKYLKTIQKPKLQLGDEAKIYSSSKICINVHEEYQKKYGGDCNERTFKIPLCGGFEITDDVACIRKYFEDGKEIIIAKNREDWLEKIDYYMNNPDKRLAIIEAGRDKVLKEHTYHNRVEQMLEIYDSVKKHD; from the coding sequence ATGAATATTGCTTATCATATGCCTTCAATGGATACTATTTATGCTCAAAGAACAATTTATTATGGATACAAGGCTGCTTTTGAAGATTTAGGGCATAATTTTGTTACCTTTTCCTATGGAGACAATCTAGACAATTTTTTAGATCGAAATCATATTGATATTTTCATCACCTCAAGCCATTTTTACTACCAAAAATATATAAATTTAAATGTTTTAAAGAAATATAGAAATAAAGGAATGGTATTGTTCACGAAAATTGACTTTTGGAATTCACCCTTATCAAGTTTAAGAATTAACGAATCAAAGAGTTTGAAAGACGATACTAAAACAGTTCAGTTAATAAAAGACGGATTACTTGGCGATGTTTTTTTCCATGTGGTCGAACAATTCGACGAACGAATGGAAGGGTTTGAAAGCGAAACCGGCTACAAATATTTCACAATACCACTTGCTGCAGATAAAATGACCTTAAAAAACGAATATAGTAAAGATTTTATTGCTGATATTTCTTACATAGGTACTTATTTGCCAAGCAAAAGAATGTTTTTTAAAGATTGTGTATTCCCATTAAAACACAAATATGATCTAAAATTATATGGTCAAGATTGGACATTACGGGATAGATTAATGGGTTGGGTTCAAAAATTTGGACAATATTATAATATCAAATACTTAAAAACAATTCAAAAGCCAAAATTACAACTTGGAGATGAAGCTAAGATATACTCATCTTCAAAAATATGTATTAATGTTCATGAGGAATATCAAAAGAAATATGGCGGAGATTGCAATGAACGAACATTTAAAATCCCTCTTTGTGGCGGTTTTGAGATTACGGATGATGTAGCTTGTATTCGTAAATATTTTGAAGATGGAAAAGAAATTATCATTGCCAAAAACCGAGAGGATTGGCTTGAAAAAATTGATTATTACATGAACAATCCGGATAAAAGGTTAGCAATTATAGAAGCTGGTAGAGACAAAGTTTTAAAAGAGCACACTTATCATAACAGGGTAGAACAGATGCTTGAAATTTATGATAGTGTGAAAAAACATGATTGA
- a CDS encoding DUF3303 family protein: protein MESISEWIDLSTSRYIVVVDIKDSEASVAAAFSWKDICQIDTFPIMETHKLMTIVSEYM from the coding sequence GTGGAATCCATCAGTGAATGGATTGACCTTTCGACTTCCAGATATATTGTTGTAGTGGATATTAAGGATTCTGAAGCTTCTGTGGCTGCGGCATTTTCCTGGAAAGACATTTGTCAGATCGATACCTTCCCTATTATGGAAACTCACAAATTGATGACAATTGTTTCTGAATATATGTAA
- a CDS encoding flippase — MTNPSKNSFVMFAAFFIGAFLNYAFNVVMGWMLTPAQFGMLGVSASFLLILSLFVTSAFPLTTTKFISGKHDRSTKHRVFKSALIANIGIAVLLSVLFYISYTTNIIDLGASYNLLVIGILLATILTAMAVIYFSILQGTFRFKSFAFIGIITIFAKLISGVILVKMGFGALGAVLSFPISVFIGLSLAILLTRDFTFWKTKGWADTNVYFFALPMFFGTLGTTLLMNIDIIGVKFLTDVALSDALSGYYRAALILAQLPIFMVGALMSVLFPYISKHTENDRYASKSIKYGALFILPLALVIAAVPDAFILLMFPPEYIASAPALAIVAIGMGFLVMTMVFTNIFQARNVPRIPAIVLPLAVIIEIILLILLVPSYGIVGAAASTTIACSIGCTVMAGLYVHTYKLKLDHLAMVKTLVSFCILLLVLYTLPHTGLFPLVGSLTLSGIVYLVVLASFRLLTEEDASIFLAGMPNHKAVTPIAEMISRVIKKLNRV; from the coding sequence ATGACCAATCCTTCAAAGAACAGCTTTGTGATGTTTGCGGCATTCTTCATAGGTGCATTCCTTAACTATGCATTCAATGTTGTAATGGGCTGGATGCTGACACCTGCACAATTCGGCATGTTAGGGGTATCAGCATCATTTCTGCTCATACTTTCGCTATTTGTGACATCTGCGTTTCCGCTTACCACTACCAAATTCATCTCAGGAAAGCATGATAGATCTACAAAACACCGTGTATTTAAGAGCGCATTAATTGCAAACATCGGCATTGCTGTGCTCTTATCCGTGTTATTCTATATTAGTTATACAACTAATATTATCGATCTTGGAGCAAGTTACAACTTATTAGTCATAGGCATCCTGCTTGCAACAATACTCACTGCCATGGCAGTCATTTATTTTAGCATACTTCAGGGAACTTTCCGCTTCAAGTCCTTTGCATTCATCGGGATCATAACTATTTTTGCAAAGCTCATATCCGGAGTCATACTGGTTAAAATGGGTTTTGGGGCACTTGGTGCAGTCCTCAGCTTCCCCATATCAGTGTTCATTGGGCTTTCCCTTGCGATCCTACTTACCAGGGACTTCACCTTCTGGAAAACAAAAGGATGGGCTGATACCAATGTCTACTTCTTCGCCCTGCCGATGTTCTTTGGCACACTGGGTACCACACTGCTCATGAACATCGATATCATAGGCGTGAAGTTCCTCACAGACGTAGCGCTTTCAGATGCGCTCTCTGGGTACTACAGAGCAGCTTTGATCCTTGCACAGTTACCCATATTCATGGTAGGTGCATTGATGAGCGTACTATTCCCGTACATCTCAAAGCACACCGAAAATGACAGGTATGCATCAAAGAGTATCAAATACGGTGCATTGTTCATCCTCCCCCTTGCACTTGTGATCGCAGCGGTCCCAGACGCTTTTATTCTGTTAATGTTCCCACCGGAATATATCGCAAGTGCACCGGCACTTGCCATAGTGGCCATAGGCATGGGTTTTTTGGTCATGACAATGGTCTTTACAAACATATTCCAGGCACGCAATGTTCCAAGAATACCAGCGATTGTCCTGCCACTGGCCGTGATAATTGAGATCATCTTACTGATCTTGTTGGTTCCCTCATACGGGATAGTCGGTGCAGCAGCATCGACCACCATAGCATGCTCAATCGGATGTACCGTAATGGCAGGTCTTTATGTGCACACATATAAACTCAAACTGGACCATCTTGCAATGGTGAAAACACTGGTGAGCTTTTGCATACTGCTACTGGTACTATACACCCTCCCGCATACGGGTTTATTCCCACTGGTGGGAAGTCTGACCCTAAGTGGCATCGTATATCTTGTGGTATTGGCAAGCTTCAGGTTGTTGACAGAAGAAGATGCATCAATATTCCTTGCTGGTATGCCGAACCATAAAGCCGTAACCCCCATCGCAGAAATGATCTCCAGGGTCATCAAAAAACTGAACCGGGTGTGA
- a CDS encoding DUF1328 domain-containing protein gives MADLIGLAIVFLIFALVAYVLGARGVAGLSMTIAKWLVIIFIVLAIITILL, from the coding sequence ATGGCTGATTTAATTGGACTTGCTATAGTATTTCTGATATTCGCTCTGGTTGCTTATGTACTGGGCGCAAGAGGGGTTGCTGGACTATCCATGACAATTGCAAAATGGCTTGTGATAATCTTTATTGTACTGGCTATTATTACCATTTTGCTGTAA
- a CDS encoding methylated-DNA--[protein]-cysteine S-methyltransferase, with the protein MYYDTMQTDLVGEILLVGDTDELKMVALQQGKKRLSISSEWTHDGSLFSNAKEQLQQYFNGDLKDFDLELLPDGTDFQKKVWSALRNIQFGTTVSYSDIAKAIGNPKAVRAVGSAIGANPISTIIPCHRVVSSSGKLTGFSSGIDLKILLLEHEGLKVKGNGKDAIVD; encoded by the coding sequence ATGTACTATGACACAATGCAAACAGACCTTGTAGGTGAGATCCTTCTCGTAGGTGATACTGATGAGCTGAAAATGGTCGCACTTCAGCAAGGCAAAAAAAGATTATCTATCTCATCTGAGTGGACACATGATGGTTCTCTATTCTCGAATGCTAAGGAGCAGTTGCAACAATATTTTAATGGTGATCTGAAAGACTTCGATCTTGAATTATTGCCTGATGGAACTGATTTTCAAAAAAAGGTATGGTCAGCTCTTAGGAATATCCAATTCGGAACCACGGTCTCCTATTCTGATATCGCAAAAGCAATAGGCAATCCCAAAGCTGTACGTGCAGTCGGTAGTGCAATTGGGGCAAACCCGATATCAACAATAATTCCTTGTCATCGTGTTGTCAGTTCTTCAGGAAAGTTAACTGGTTTTTCAAGTGGTATCGATCTTAAGATATTACTTCTGGAACATGAAGGTCTAAAAGTAAAAGGCAATGGCAAAGATGCTATTGTGGATTGA
- a CDS encoding DUF2254 family protein produces the protein MISVKIIKEAFSTDVLHLWISRIAYYILLFLFSIGILHYINVLFGPSTYDMTSARYMISALIQSEAAIMAIIVSFSLVAVELASSSYSVRMIDLLRAYNPDFWILMVIYIGSMTYSLFVLKSIPGNEGKYDMQLQIAISFYTGVYSFLTLFPYLFRTLHMLKPSTLLNIQAMKLTAGSITTDVHSDAYTAHENDPIQPIIDIISSSLLNHDFETTRNGLNIIGMRAKEIFIRNNLEPTKQKIIANYIFSRLAKIGKFTLIHSDEDSTFIVIRNLEILWKELEKNDLGESVLQASSSLEQIGTVAADTNQRSVLSTVINHLYEIGQKAIDMNYDGESSRVIDSLGSVGVSCVNKRIDPLIVEEIINSIGKLGIKASESDQELSVSKSLDSMNALKGSMELIETPEYQQLCLKSENFSRSITKSNLY, from the coding sequence ATGATATCTGTTAAAATAATAAAGGAAGCCTTTTCAACCGATGTATTGCATCTGTGGATATCACGGATTGCCTACTATATTCTTCTCTTTTTGTTTAGTATTGGAATATTGCACTACATTAACGTACTATTTGGCCCTTCAACTTATGACATGACAAGTGCACGATATATGATAAGTGCTCTCATACAGAGTGAAGCAGCTATAATGGCCATAATTGTTTCATTTAGCCTTGTTGCTGTGGAACTTGCTTCAAGTTCCTATTCTGTGAGAATGATAGACCTTCTCAGGGCATATAATCCAGATTTCTGGATATTGATGGTTATTTATATTGGCTCCATGACCTATAGTTTGTTCGTTCTCAAGTCGATTCCAGGAAATGAGGGCAAATATGATATGCAACTACAGATCGCCATTTCATTCTACACTGGAGTTTATTCGTTTCTAACATTATTCCCATACCTATTTAGAACACTTCATATGCTCAAACCTTCAACGTTGCTGAATATACAGGCCATGAAACTGACCGCAGGCAGTATCACAACAGATGTCCACTCTGATGCCTACACTGCTCATGAAAATGATCCTATACAACCTATTATTGATATTATCAGCAGCTCCCTTTTAAATCACGATTTTGAAACAACAAGGAACGGCCTAAATATCATAGGAATGCGTGCCAAAGAAATATTTATACGCAATAACCTTGAACCGACCAAACAAAAAATAATTGCCAACTATATCTTTTCCCGCTTGGCAAAAATTGGAAAGTTCACCTTGATACACAGTGACGAAGATTCCACATTTATTGTTATCAGGAACCTTGAGATTTTATGGAAGGAATTAGAGAAGAATGATCTTGGTGAATCAGTACTGCAGGCTTCTTCATCCCTTGAGCAGATAGGGACAGTTGCAGCAGACACAAATCAAAGAAGTGTGTTGTCTACCGTCATTAATCATCTTTATGAAATAGGACAAAAAGCAATTGATATGAATTATGATGGAGAATCTTCAAGGGTTATAGATTCTCTTGGTTCCGTTGGTGTTTCCTGTGTGAATAAAAGAATAGATCCCTTGATTGTGGAAGAGATAATCAATAGTATTGGCAAACTTGGCATAAAAGCATCAGAAAGTGATCAGGAATTATCTGTATCCAAGTCACTTGATTCTATGAATGCTTTAAAAGGTTCCATGGAACTTATAGAAACTCCTGAGTATCAGCAACTATGCCTAAAATCAGAGAATTTTTCAAGGTCAATTACCAAGAGTAATTTATATTAA
- a CDS encoding 4Fe-4S binding protein — protein MKNNLNIVQLKRNGFLPQRQKDLFSMRIGVTGGHVDAGQLKALADAAEKYGEGYVHITSRQGIEIPFIDLNDTDAVRCNMDDANIRAGVAGKRVRAVVACQGDQVCNHGLIDCQTIAERLDNLYFGADVPYKFKIAITGCPSACLKPQENDLGIMGTVHPKWSKDTCTECGVCIKHCKANAITRSGSTIRIDKDRCILCGDCILACKKDALQAEKIGHTIFVGGKVGKFPREGTKLVELFELEKVYDIVDRTLDLYCKHGREGERLGDVIDRIGIEKCKKGLCKNPHPN, from the coding sequence ATGAAAAATAATCTCAACATCGTACAACTCAAAAGGAATGGTTTTCTCCCCCAAAGACAGAAAGACTTGTTCTCAATGCGCATTGGCGTCACTGGAGGTCATGTGGATGCAGGTCAATTAAAAGCCCTTGCGGATGCTGCTGAAAAGTATGGCGAAGGATATGTGCACATCACGTCCCGACAGGGCATCGAAATACCTTTTATTGACCTTAACGATACGGATGCTGTCAGATGTAACATGGATGACGCAAACATAAGAGCAGGTGTTGCTGGCAAGAGGGTGCGTGCAGTCGTAGCATGTCAGGGAGACCAGGTGTGCAATCACGGATTGATAGACTGTCAGACAATTGCGGAACGCCTTGACAATTTATATTTCGGAGCAGATGTACCATACAAGTTCAAGATCGCTATAACAGGATGTCCCTCAGCATGTCTGAAACCGCAGGAAAATGACTTAGGCATCATGGGAACAGTACATCCTAAATGGAGCAAGGACACATGCACAGAATGTGGTGTGTGTATAAAGCACTGTAAAGCCAATGCCATAACCAGATCAGGCAGCACCATTCGTATTGACAAAGATAGATGCATACTCTGTGGAGACTGTATCCTCGCCTGTAAAAAGGATGCACTACAAGCGGAAAAGATAGGGCATACAATATTTGTGGGAGGAAAGGTGGGAAAGTTCCCCCGTGAAGGTACAAAGCTTGTGGAACTTTTTGAGCTGGAGAAGGTCTATGATATTGTTGACAGAACCCTTGACCTTTATTGTAAGCACGGCAGAGAGGGTGAGAGATTGGGAGATGTTATCGATAGGATTGGCATTGAGAAGTGCAAAAAAGGGCTTTGTAAAAATCCTCATCCAAACTAA